In methanogenic archaeon ISO4-H5, the following are encoded in one genomic region:
- a CDS encoding PHP domain-containing protein, producing MIPRADLHTHSIYSDGELIPAELVRRAQVLGHEVIAITDHVDMSNVEWVVTNVVKACELSEDYCKVIPGVEITHVPPRKIAEVAKKARQYGAKWIVVHGETVTEPVAPGTNRASVENPDIDVLAHPGFITLEEAQIAKDNGVALEITGRAGHNITNGLVYQMAHEVGAMMVVDSDTHQPENLMDDAAAKVVALGAGLTEKEADKALHVTPFELTKKL from the coding sequence ATGATCCCCAGAGCAGACCTTCACACACACTCCATCTACAGCGACGGGGAACTCATCCCCGCAGAACTCGTCAGGAGGGCCCAGGTCCTCGGACATGAAGTGATCGCTATCACCGACCACGTCGACATGAGCAACGTCGAGTGGGTGGTGACCAACGTCGTCAAGGCATGCGAGCTCAGCGAGGACTACTGCAAGGTCATCCCCGGCGTGGAGATCACCCACGTGCCTCCGAGGAAGATCGCGGAAGTGGCCAAGAAAGCTCGTCAGTACGGTGCCAAATGGATCGTAGTGCACGGCGAGACCGTTACCGAACCGGTGGCTCCCGGCACCAACAGGGCTTCCGTCGAGAACCCTGACATCGATGTGCTGGCACATCCCGGATTCATCACCTTGGAAGAAGCACAAATCGCCAAGGACAACGGTGTCGCATTGGAGATCACCGGCCGTGCGGGACACAATATCACCAACGGCCTCGTCTATCAGATGGCGCACGAGGTCGGGGCCATGATGGTCGTCGATTCCGACACCCACCAGCCCGAGAACCTCATGGACGATGCTGCCGCCAAGGTGGTCGCGCTGGGAGCGGGACTCACCGAGAAGGAGGCCGACAAGGCGCTCCACGTGACTCCCTTCGAGCTCACCAAGAAACTCTGA
- a CDS encoding bifunctional phosphoribosyl-AMP cyclohydrolase/phosphoribosyl-ATP pyrophosphatase HisI — protein MTDIPELTYNKDGLIPVIVQDYRTNEVLMMAYSNEEAVRLMYETGYTHFWSRSRQKMWKKGEESGHVQKIKSIQADCDSDTLLVRVDQAGGIACHTGTPSCFNKLVYGSTDDTAAIIPELIRTIKDRKENPCDESYTCKLFNNETKMCKKIVEEAAEVVLAIKDRENDPDQTDLAGEVADLLYHTLVAIVKEDLDLGKVYSELSERH, from the coding sequence ATGACCGATATCCCGGAACTAACCTACAACAAGGACGGACTCATCCCAGTCATCGTCCAGGATTACAGGACCAACGAGGTCCTCATGATGGCCTACTCCAACGAGGAGGCCGTGAGACTCATGTACGAGACCGGCTACACCCACTTCTGGAGCCGCAGCAGGCAGAAGATGTGGAAGAAAGGGGAAGAATCCGGCCACGTCCAGAAGATCAAATCCATCCAGGCCGACTGCGACAGCGACACCCTGCTGGTCCGCGTCGACCAGGCGGGAGGCATCGCCTGCCACACCGGCACTCCCTCCTGCTTCAACAAACTGGTCTACGGAAGCACCGACGACACCGCCGCCATCATCCCCGAACTGATCAGGACCATCAAGGACAGGAAGGAGAACCCCTGCGACGAGAGCTACACCTGCAAACTCTTCAACAACGAGACCAAAATGTGCAAGAAGATCGTCGAGGAAGCCGCGGAAGTGGTGCTCGCAATCAAAGACCGCGAGAACGATCCCGACCAGACCGACCTTGCCGGAGAGGTCGCCGACCTCCTCTATCACACCCTCGTAGCGATTGTGAAAGAGGACCTGGACCTCGGAAAAGTGTATTCGGAACTCAGCGAGAGGCACTGA
- a CDS encoding imidazoleglycerol-phosphate synthase cyclase subunit HisF, whose product MVLAKRVIPCLDVKDGKVVKGTEFVNLRDVGYPPALAEKYSMEGADEVTFLDIAASQESRGTTLDLVKETAERVFVPLTVGGGIRTADDVHAALLAGADKVSMNSAAVYHPELISESARRYGRQCVVVAIDAKRTEKGWEVYVKGGKEPTGIDALEWAGKAEDLGAGEILLTSIDADGTKKGYDIPLTKAVVDATNIPVVASGGCGNMEDIYQVFEKTDCSAALAASIFHYNECTVQQVHDYLRERGIEVR is encoded by the coding sequence TTGGTACTAGCCAAGAGGGTCATCCCCTGCCTCGACGTCAAGGACGGGAAGGTCGTCAAGGGAACCGAATTCGTCAATCTGAGAGATGTGGGCTATCCCCCCGCCCTGGCCGAGAAATACAGCATGGAAGGGGCCGACGAGGTCACCTTCCTGGACATCGCGGCCTCGCAGGAATCCAGAGGCACCACCCTTGATTTGGTCAAGGAGACTGCCGAGAGGGTCTTCGTACCCCTCACCGTCGGAGGAGGTATCAGGACCGCCGACGACGTGCACGCCGCTCTGCTTGCGGGAGCGGACAAGGTCTCCATGAACTCCGCCGCGGTCTACCACCCCGAGCTCATCTCCGAATCCGCCAGAAGATACGGAAGGCAGTGCGTAGTGGTCGCCATCGACGCCAAACGCACCGAGAAAGGCTGGGAGGTCTACGTCAAAGGAGGCAAGGAACCCACCGGCATCGACGCCCTCGAATGGGCCGGCAAGGCTGAGGACCTGGGTGCGGGAGAGATCCTGCTCACTTCCATCGATGCGGACGGTACCAAGAAAGGATACGATATCCCGCTCACCAAAGCGGTCGTGGATGCCACCAACATCCCAGTGGTCGCCTCCGGCGGCTGCGGAAACATGGAGGACATCTACCAGGTGTTCGAGAAGACAGACTGCTCCGCCGCCCTCGCGGCATCCATTTTCCATTACAACGAGTGCACCGTACAGCAGGTGCACGATTACCTCAGAGAAAGGGGGATCGAAGTAAGATGA
- a CDS encoding imidazoleglycerol-phosphate dehydratase HisB: MTARKAKLERSTRETKIKVDLNIDGSGKFEVKSDLQFLKHMCETLARYADFDLKLEASGDNDHHIIEDAAIAIGTALKQALGDAPVERTASCILPMDDALVMVAIDLVDRPYCEADCPDPNYAHFFRSFAMSAGITLHIVEIRGFDDHHIIEASFKALGKALNVATRPRKALLSTKDAVKVN, translated from the coding sequence ATGACCGCAAGAAAAGCTAAACTCGAACGCAGCACCCGCGAGACCAAGATCAAGGTCGACCTGAACATCGACGGCAGCGGAAAGTTCGAGGTCAAGAGCGATCTCCAGTTCCTCAAACACATGTGCGAGACCCTGGCCAGATACGCGGACTTCGACCTGAAGCTGGAGGCCAGCGGAGACAACGACCACCACATCATCGAGGATGCCGCCATCGCGATCGGGACTGCGCTCAAGCAGGCCCTCGGCGATGCCCCCGTGGAGAGGACCGCATCCTGCATCCTCCCCATGGACGACGCACTCGTCATGGTCGCCATCGACCTGGTGGACCGCCCCTACTGCGAGGCTGACTGTCCCGACCCCAACTACGCTCACTTCTTCAGGAGCTTCGCCATGTCCGCCGGCATCACCCTCCACATCGTGGAGATCCGCGGATTCGATGACCACCACATCATCGAGGCATCCTTCAAGGCACTCGGCAAGGCGCTCAATGTGGCCACCAGACCCAGGAAGGCACTCCTCAGCACCAAAGACGCGGTCAAGGTGAACTGA
- a CDS encoding amino acid-binding protein with ACT domain protein, which translates to MDRIKRHFKNLPSQEQVATLMLKLGLSVHDGGAYCGPVLQSDTAVARAIGVDRRVVRSTINHIMEIPELLNLFSRVESMLLLANAASEIGCSAIEIVPVDAQVPGLMARILVVLSDAGINVRQAVVSDPQDLSDSHLIIVADGSIPGDIMTQIRGCPGVASVIIR; encoded by the coding sequence ATGGACCGCATAAAACGTCATTTCAAAAACCTGCCCTCCCAGGAACAGGTCGCCACCCTCATGCTGAAACTGGGTCTTAGTGTCCATGACGGCGGTGCGTACTGCGGCCCCGTGCTTCAGAGCGATACCGCTGTCGCACGTGCCATCGGTGTGGACAGACGTGTGGTGCGCTCCACCATCAACCACATCATGGAAATACCCGAACTCCTGAACCTTTTCTCCAGAGTGGAGTCCATGCTCCTGCTCGCCAACGCAGCCAGCGAAATCGGGTGCTCGGCTATCGAGATTGTCCCTGTCGACGCCCAGGTGCCAGGACTCATGGCCAGGATCCTGGTCGTCCTTTCCGATGCCGGGATCAACGTGAGACAGGCAGTGGTAAGCGATCCGCAGGACCTGTCCGACTCCCATCTCATCATCGTAGCGGACGGTTCCATCCCCGGGGACATAATGACCCAGATACGCGGATGTCCCGGTGTCGCAAGCGTCATCATAAGATGA
- a CDS encoding chorismate mutase AroH1, with protein sequence MESASTKELRDEIAEIDARIIDLLATRMDITDELARAKKASGQSAWDDDVEKRIVSRYHELCQEVSLTKDEADQIAKLILSISKERQMKIYNE encoded by the coding sequence ATGGAATCTGCATCCACCAAGGAACTCAGGGATGAAATCGCCGAGATCGATGCTCGGATCATCGATCTCCTCGCGACCCGCATGGATATCACCGACGAGCTCGCCAGGGCCAAGAAGGCATCCGGACAGAGCGCATGGGATGACGATGTAGAGAAACGTATCGTCAGCCGTTATCACGAGCTGTGCCAGGAGGTCAGTCTCACCAAGGACGAGGCCGACCAGATCGCCAAGCTCATCCTCTCCATCTCCAAGGAGAGGCAGATGAAGATATACAATGAATGA
- a CDS encoding aspartate-semialdehyde dehydrogenase Asd → MNPQVLNIHADRGIHMSGKINVAVLGATGMIGQRFVQMLEDHPYFNIEGLYASERSDGKKFGDTLKVRDYPYKQETLNMKISKMDLDHIAKNCRIAFSGIPSDLAGPTETELAQKGVAVFTNAGSHRMDKHVPIIVPEVNVAQFDAVKDQDTYANGGYIVTNANCSSTGIVVPLKPIMDTFGLKQVFVSTYQAISGAGYPGVPSLDILGNVIPYISHEEEKMETEICKMLGTYGNGDFKYADFKVMANCARVPVVDGHTESLVLDLEQQPTVEELAKCLAGFRAEPQKMGLPSAPEQPVIVREEANRPQPIYDVFAGSPARARGMASTVGRIGQSNGYYKMWVVSHNTLRGGAGGSMLNAEYAYKKGIL, encoded by the coding sequence ATGAACCCGCAGGTTCTCAATATTCACGCTGACAGAGGAATTCACATGAGTGGAAAGATTAACGTAGCCGTTCTTGGTGCGACCGGGATGATCGGCCAGAGGTTCGTCCAGATGCTGGAGGACCACCCTTACTTCAATATCGAGGGGCTGTATGCCTCAGAGAGATCCGATGGAAAGAAGTTCGGAGACACATTAAAGGTCAGGGACTACCCCTACAAGCAGGAGACCCTCAACATGAAGATCTCCAAGATGGATCTCGATCACATCGCCAAGAACTGCAGGATCGCTTTTTCCGGAATACCTTCCGACCTGGCAGGTCCCACCGAGACCGAACTTGCTCAGAAGGGAGTCGCCGTGTTCACCAATGCCGGTTCCCACAGGATGGACAAGCACGTCCCCATCATCGTACCCGAGGTCAATGTCGCACAGTTCGACGCAGTCAAGGACCAGGACACCTACGCCAACGGAGGATACATCGTCACCAACGCTAACTGTTCCTCCACCGGAATCGTCGTCCCCCTGAAGCCCATCATGGACACCTTCGGACTCAAGCAGGTGTTCGTATCCACCTACCAGGCCATCTCCGGTGCAGGATATCCCGGAGTGCCCTCGCTCGATATTCTCGGCAACGTCATCCCCTACATCTCCCACGAGGAGGAGAAGATGGAGACCGAGATCTGTAAGATGCTCGGAACCTACGGAAACGGTGACTTCAAGTATGCCGACTTCAAGGTCATGGCCAACTGTGCCAGGGTACCTGTCGTCGACGGTCACACCGAGTCCCTGGTGCTCGATCTCGAGCAGCAGCCCACCGTAGAGGAACTGGCAAAGTGCCTTGCAGGATTCCGTGCGGAGCCCCAGAAGATGGGTCTTCCCTCGGCACCCGAGCAGCCTGTCATCGTCAGAGAGGAGGCCAACCGTCCCCAGCCCATCTACGACGTATTCGCCGGAAGCCCCGCCAGGGCCAGGGGAATGGCGTCCACTGTGGGAAGGATCGGACAGTCCAACGGATACTACAAGATGTGGGTCGTTTCCCATAACACTCTCCGCGGCGGTGCCGGCGGTTCCATGCTGAACGCTGAGTACGCTTACAAGAAGGGCATTCTCTGA
- a CDS encoding HipA-like protein: protein MVPMDFTSASIDPVFYGGSERKTGVVIDGQRFIMKYQTKSEFGPRFNHVSEHLGSEIFSLLGITSQQTELGTYRGEEVVLCKNFLGKNELFVPFNDVEESSLDTDSEHHSYTYEEIVHLIEINKKLTDVEGTRERFWDIFVVDALLGNFDRHGGNWGFIKTDNQYRLSPVFDNGSCLFPQMNSDEEMSGIIESPEMTDDRVYRFPTSQIKMGGKKSSYHEVIGSLRFPECNEALRRIVPRVDLDRISELIDDTCFITDAHRRFYKHMIRNRFEKILLDSFNRLEEGS from the coding sequence ATGGTCCCGATGGATTTCACCTCTGCTTCAATCGATCCGGTTTTCTACGGAGGGTCTGAAAGAAAGACCGGTGTCGTCATAGACGGTCAGAGATTCATCATGAAATACCAAACGAAATCCGAATTCGGGCCCAGATTCAATCACGTTTCCGAACACCTAGGCTCCGAGATATTCTCTCTGCTGGGGATAACATCGCAGCAGACAGAGCTCGGCACGTACAGAGGAGAAGAGGTCGTCCTTTGCAAGAACTTTCTGGGGAAGAACGAGCTGTTCGTCCCATTCAACGATGTGGAGGAGAGTTCGCTCGACACCGATTCCGAACATCATTCATACACCTATGAAGAGATAGTTCACCTGATCGAGATCAACAAGAAACTCACCGATGTAGAAGGTACCAGAGAGAGATTCTGGGACATCTTCGTGGTCGATGCCCTGCTCGGAAACTTCGACCGCCACGGAGGGAACTGGGGATTCATCAAGACGGACAACCAATACCGTCTTTCGCCTGTGTTCGATAACGGATCGTGTCTATTCCCGCAGATGAACTCCGATGAAGAAATGTCCGGGATCATCGAATCCCCTGAAATGACTGATGACCGGGTATACCGCTTCCCCACCTCACAAATCAAGATGGGTGGGAAGAAGAGCTCGTACCACGAGGTCATAGGCAGCCTGCGGTTCCCGGAATGCAATGAAGCTTTGAGAAGAATCGTCCCCCGGGTCGACCTTGACAGGATCTCGGAACTGATCGATGACACCTGCTTCATCACAGACGCCCACAGGCGGTTCTACAAGCACATGATCAGGAACAGGTTCGAGAAGATACTCTTGGATTCCTTTAACAGACTGGAGGAGGGTTCATGA
- a CDS encoding ATP phosphoribosyltransferase HisG, giving the protein MRVRPSPRTRTYLIRSHIGAYDKMTVKMAIPNKGRLNERAIELLTKAGISLGPAWGRSLNIKIPDLDLEVVFVRAQDIPVFIDSGAVDFGITGQDVAAEAGSDLVLVQNLHFGHCRFSVIVPEESSIKDVSDLKDGVRVATTFTNITGKYFEQQGIKARIVPVQGAAEIMPYLGVADIITDLVETGGTLRTNHLREIATVMVSDACLFSSEKALANPVKKSKIEEISDAIRSVLDADQKKYVMADVPKDRLSEVESIIPGIGGPTVLNIAGNDKIVAVHAVVSAKDTYQVVRDLKKIGATGILTMPIERMVE; this is encoded by the coding sequence ATGCGCGTGCGCCCCAGCCCGCGCACGCGAACCTATTTAATAAGGTCGCACATAGGCGCATACGATAAAATGACGGTAAAAATGGCCATTCCCAACAAGGGCAGGCTCAACGAAAGGGCAATCGAACTCCTCACCAAGGCAGGCATCAGTCTCGGTCCCGCCTGGGGCAGGAGTCTCAACATCAAGATTCCCGACCTTGACCTGGAAGTCGTGTTCGTACGTGCGCAGGACATCCCCGTGTTCATTGACTCCGGAGCAGTCGACTTCGGAATCACCGGACAGGATGTAGCAGCCGAGGCAGGTTCCGACCTGGTCCTCGTGCAGAACCTGCACTTCGGACACTGCCGTTTCAGCGTCATCGTCCCCGAGGAGAGCAGCATCAAGGATGTCTCCGACCTCAAAGACGGTGTCCGCGTGGCCACCACCTTCACAAACATCACCGGGAAGTACTTCGAGCAGCAGGGCATCAAAGCCAGGATCGTCCCCGTACAGGGGGCTGCAGAGATCATGCCCTACCTGGGAGTAGCCGACATCATCACCGATCTCGTCGAGACCGGAGGTACCCTGAGGACCAACCACCTTCGCGAAATCGCCACCGTCATGGTTTCCGATGCGTGCCTGTTCTCCTCCGAGAAGGCCCTCGCAAATCCCGTCAAGAAGTCCAAGATCGAGGAGATCAGCGACGCAATCAGGTCCGTCCTCGACGCCGACCAGAAGAAGTACGTCATGGCAGACGTTCCCAAGGACCGCCTTTCCGAGGTCGAGTCCATCATCCCTGGCATCGGAGGACCCACCGTCCTCAACATCGCCGGAAACGACAAGATCGTCGCGGTACACGCCGTGGTCTCCGCCAAGGATACCTATCAGGTCGTAAGGGACCTGAAGAAGATCGGGGCCACCGGCATCCTCACCATGCCCATCGAGAGGATGGTGGAGTAA
- a CDS encoding histidinol-phosphate aminotransferase HisC — translation MDRSSMRKSVQKLTMYYNPKVGDALRMDTNTNVLGSNPAAAEYLKHLNLDLNGYPNTYSDGLRTELANLYGLKMENFVAGNGSDEILNTIYTTFTEPGQVCTIPVPSYSLYSYFVDLASGTLREVELDEEFQLDVDEMAGKGAANKGILIMPSPNNPTGNCFRQKDIESILAKHEGIVILDEAYSEYARQTMVDKVDEFDNLIVCKTFSKAYAMANLRVGYCATNLKVADMLNSVKVPYSLNSVSEGAAIAALKDQDFVKRSVDMVAEQRPKLFAKLKELGFEPYPSDSNFILAKSPIDHVKMIEGLKKRNVLIRDFGSKRRTENCVRMTIGTEELNKIMTDAIEDVLREERR, via the coding sequence ATGGACCGCAGCTCGATGAGGAAGAGCGTACAGAAACTCACCATGTACTACAACCCCAAGGTGGGGGACGCTCTCAGGATGGACACCAACACCAACGTCCTGGGCTCCAACCCCGCCGCGGCGGAATACCTGAAACACCTGAACCTCGACCTGAACGGATATCCCAACACCTACTCCGACGGTCTGAGGACCGAACTCGCCAATCTCTACGGACTGAAGATGGAGAACTTCGTCGCAGGTAACGGATCCGACGAGATCCTCAACACCATCTACACCACATTCACCGAGCCCGGACAGGTGTGCACCATTCCCGTGCCCTCCTACAGCCTGTACTCCTACTTCGTGGATCTCGCCTCGGGAACCCTGAGGGAGGTCGAGTTGGACGAGGAGTTCCAGTTGGATGTCGACGAGATGGCTGGTAAAGGTGCCGCCAACAAGGGAATTCTGATCATGCCTTCCCCCAACAACCCCACCGGTAACTGCTTCAGGCAGAAGGACATCGAATCCATCCTTGCCAAGCACGAGGGAATCGTCATTCTCGACGAGGCCTACTCCGAGTACGCCAGGCAGACCATGGTGGACAAGGTCGACGAGTTCGACAACCTGATTGTGTGCAAGACCTTCTCCAAGGCCTACGCCATGGCCAACCTCAGAGTGGGCTACTGCGCCACCAACCTCAAGGTCGCCGATATGCTCAACTCCGTGAAGGTCCCCTATTCACTGAATTCTGTCTCCGAGGGAGCGGCCATCGCCGCCCTGAAGGACCAGGACTTCGTGAAGAGGAGCGTCGACATGGTCGCCGAGCAGAGGCCCAAGCTCTTCGCCAAGCTGAAGGAGCTCGGCTTCGAGCCCTATCCCTCGGATTCCAACTTCATCCTCGCCAAATCCCCCATCGACCACGTGAAGATGATCGAGGGCCTGAAGAAGAGGAACGTCCTCATCCGCGACTTCGGAAGCAAGAGGAGGACCGAGAACTGCGTCAGGATGACGATCGGCACCGAGGAACTCAACAAGATAATGACAGACGCCATCGAGGACGTCCTGAGGGAGGAGAGGAGATGA
- a CDS encoding imidazole glycerol phosphate synthase glutamine amidotransferase subunit HisH, giving the protein MKMLMADYQVGNLHSIKKALELAGAEVEIVTDMSRLLDAKCIVFPGVGAFDCTVAPIDPLSKKINERLEAGVPCLGVCIGTHILFPCSDEGQLTGVSFFDGKVRMLKSRTVPHMGWNTVEGKDPLMEDVPDNHFYFAHSYYCDPADRDVVKGTTEYEGFEFATLMRRKNVVATQFHPEKSAESGLKFLKNFVSFAEDKA; this is encoded by the coding sequence ATGAAGATGCTCATGGCCGACTACCAGGTCGGCAACCTGCACTCGATCAAGAAGGCCCTGGAGCTCGCAGGGGCCGAGGTGGAGATCGTCACCGATATGAGCAGGCTCCTCGATGCCAAGTGCATCGTCTTCCCCGGAGTGGGTGCCTTCGACTGCACCGTGGCCCCCATCGACCCCCTGTCCAAGAAGATCAACGAGCGCCTGGAGGCCGGAGTGCCCTGTCTGGGCGTGTGCATCGGGACCCACATCCTGTTCCCCTGCAGCGACGAGGGGCAGCTCACCGGCGTCAGTTTCTTCGACGGCAAGGTCCGCATGCTGAAATCCCGCACCGTCCCCCACATGGGATGGAACACCGTCGAGGGAAAGGATCCCCTGATGGAGGATGTGCCAGACAACCACTTCTACTTCGCGCACTCCTACTACTGCGACCCCGCCGACAGGGATGTCGTCAAGGGAACCACCGAATACGAGGGATTCGAGTTCGCCACCCTCATGAGGAGAAAGAACGTCGTCGCGACCCAGTTCCACCCCGAGAAGAGTGCCGAGTCCGGACTGAAATTCCTGAAGAACTTCGTCTCTTTCGCGGAGGACAAAGCATGA
- a CDS encoding phosphoribosylformimino-5- aminoimidazole carboxamide ribotide isomerase HisA, with amino-acid sequence MIVIPAVDVLDHKVVQLVGGMPGSQQVVLEDPFEVAMDWVAKGAPYLHLVDLDAAFGKEDNSDVFCRIIREAGVPVEVGGGIRTEEQIAKYVKAGAERIVVGTKAVTDTEWLKEMANKFPNKLMLGLDMKDGKIAIKGWQESAPIALEQMFRILETVPVVAVLHTDINVEGQQGGINRERVDRFCKDCPVTVIISGGVTTEEDAKAAAKSGAGGVVVGMALYKGTMKPWTFGRPWVAE; translated from the coding sequence ATGATAGTCATCCCCGCTGTAGACGTGCTCGACCACAAGGTGGTGCAGCTGGTGGGCGGCATGCCCGGCAGCCAGCAGGTGGTCCTCGAGGATCCCTTCGAGGTGGCCATGGACTGGGTCGCCAAGGGCGCACCCTACCTCCACCTGGTGGATCTGGATGCCGCTTTCGGCAAGGAGGACAACTCCGACGTATTCTGCAGAATCATCCGCGAGGCCGGAGTGCCCGTGGAGGTCGGAGGAGGAATCCGCACCGAGGAGCAGATCGCCAAGTACGTCAAGGCGGGAGCCGAGAGGATCGTCGTCGGCACCAAGGCCGTCACCGACACCGAATGGCTGAAGGAGATGGCCAACAAGTTCCCCAACAAGCTGATGCTGGGACTTGACATGAAGGACGGGAAGATCGCCATCAAGGGATGGCAGGAGTCCGCCCCCATCGCGCTCGAGCAGATGTTCAGGATCCTCGAGACTGTCCCCGTGGTCGCCGTGCTCCACACCGACATCAACGTGGAGGGACAGCAGGGCGGCATCAACAGGGAGCGGGTCGACAGGTTCTGCAAGGACTGCCCCGTGACCGTCATCATCTCCGGAGGGGTCACCACCGAGGAAGATGCGAAGGCGGCCGCCAAATCCGGAGCCGGAGGCGTCGTCGTGGGAATGGCCCTCTACAAGGGTACCATGAAGCCCTGGACCTTCGGACGCCCCTGGGTTGCCGAGTGA
- a CDS encoding transposase IS605 OrfB family: MKTIRMHIELTSEQRKVVDHNIDANRLVYNSMITACKNVHRKTGRLPTVFDLNKLGTQMRHNHRYIRDAYSATLNATSKRVIEACEKTLSSKRHKGEHKAESTAEVDPQESNGSGRFPRYRPKGSFSSYTYPHPIDFSVVTEKRNGKKRRFLRLGKVPGLVRCYNQSTKIEGRVKTCTVKRKDMGSYCQYYACITYETEPPVKDTTPLPPVAVDVGVSNIAALSTKKKYPNDHIFVKYGKKLAKLQRQLSRGLYGSPGYRKIQNRINHLYEKINNHRKNNIELISSEIAKNFSVIVMEDLSVRALRRISKNRKMTNGYNDASLGLLRRRITDKASSAGHDVILVDPRDTSQLCSSCGMKVPKDLSVRTHVCPYCRYVEDRDVNSCENMLERAGLMGVEWIDPLSVLLYREQNSRAPEEGCAGTAV; encoded by the coding sequence ATGAAGACGATCAGGATGCACATCGAACTCACCTCGGAGCAGAGGAAGGTCGTGGACCACAATATCGATGCGAACCGTCTCGTCTACAATTCGATGATCACCGCCTGTAAGAACGTGCATCGCAAGACAGGCCGCCTTCCGACCGTATTCGATCTGAACAAGCTCGGAACTCAGATGAGGCACAATCACAGGTACATACGCGATGCATATTCCGCCACACTCAATGCCACGTCGAAGCGTGTGATCGAGGCCTGCGAGAAGACACTCAGCAGCAAGAGGCACAAGGGTGAACACAAGGCTGAATCGACCGCCGAAGTGGATCCGCAAGAATCCAACGGCAGCGGCCGTTTCCCCAGGTACCGTCCCAAGGGTTCGTTCTCCTCGTACACCTACCCCCATCCCATCGATTTCTCCGTCGTGACGGAGAAGAGGAACGGAAAGAAGAGACGTTTCCTCAGATTGGGTAAGGTGCCCGGTCTCGTAAGGTGCTACAACCAATCCACGAAGATAGAGGGAAGAGTGAAGACCTGCACCGTCAAGAGGAAGGACATGGGCTCGTACTGTCAGTACTACGCCTGTATCACCTATGAGACCGAACCTCCGGTGAAGGATACAACTCCCCTCCCGCCCGTAGCGGTGGATGTCGGAGTCAGTAACATCGCCGCGCTGTCTACAAAAAAGAAGTACCCTAACGACCACATCTTCGTGAAATACGGGAAGAAACTGGCCAAACTCCAGAGACAGCTCAGCAGAGGCCTGTACGGTTCTCCCGGGTATCGCAAGATTCAAAACAGGATTAACCACCTATACGAGAAGATAAACAACCACAGAAAGAACAACATCGAACTCATATCTTCGGAAATAGCGAAGAACTTCTCCGTCATCGTGATGGAGGACCTGTCGGTCAGGGCACTTCGTAGAATCTCTAAGAATCGCAAAATGACCAACGGTTACAACGACGCATCCCTCGGACTGCTTAGAAGAAGGATCACGGACAAGGCTTCGAGCGCCGGTCACGATGTGATCCTGGTGGATCCCAGGGATACGTCCCAGCTGTGCTCGTCCTGCGGCATGAAGGTACCGAAGGACCTGAGCGTCAGGACGCATGTGTGCCCCTATTGCAGGTATGTCGAGGACAGGGATGTGAATTCCTGCGAGAACATGCTTGAGCGTGCGGGACTCATGGGTGTCGAATGGATAGACCCGCTATCCGTGCTCCTGTACAGGGAGCAGAATAGCCGGGCACCCGAAGAAGGGTGTGCCGGCACTGCAGTTTGA